A window of the Dermatophagoides farinae isolate YC_2012a chromosome 2, ASM2471394v1, whole genome shotgun sequence genome harbors these coding sequences:
- the LOC124499497 gene encoding antizyme inhibitor 2 translates to MKITVLEKLFDQNPSVDDIIGETIMKRKNEDAFYVCDVNDILRKHKNWLMKLPRVRPFYAVKCNAAPIVLEVLSSVGAGFDCASKNEIDTILDLGVHPDDIIYANPCKTKSFISHASSMGVDCMTFDNELELYKVRQLHHNAKMVLRIKVDDSHSVCRFSAKFGADLEQVPHLLQLAKKLGIEIVGCSFHVGSGCEDANSYQQAISNAKYVFDIGEKLGFNMTLLDIGGGFPGTSNAVIPFDDIVKVINESLDIYFPEFDSNGMKSKVKIIAEPGRYYVASAFTLVTNIIAKRSLRNNEGNLNNMYYINDGVYGSFNCIIFDHVQVYPNPFPTNNETLEGREYCLSTIWGPTCDSMDCINRDIILPVMHVGEWLVFREMGAYTLAAGTNFNGFKMPSLKYYVTGYTLSMLKTLRNWSKIYRIIEESDEFIEEDDSLFETFYFDKINQTDNLIQVH, encoded by the exons atgaaaattacagtactggaaaaactttttgatcaaaatccTTCAGTCGATGATATTATCGGCGAAACGATCATGAAACGCAAAAATGAAGATGCGTTCTATGTTTGTGATGTAAATGATATACTACGCAAGCATAAAAATTGGCTTATGAAATTGCCACGAGTTCGTCCATTCTATGCTGTCAAATGTAATGCAGCTCCCATTGTTCTCGAGGTATTGTCCTCGGTTGGTGCTGGATTCGATTGTGCATCAAAG aATGAAATCGATACTATTCTGGATCTTGGCGTTCATCCTGATGATATAATCTATGCTAATCCATGCAAAACCAAATCATTCATAAGCCATGCATCATCAATGGGTGTCGATTGTATGACTTTCGACAATGAACTCGAACTTTACAAAGTGCGTCAGCTTCATCATAACGCCAAAATGGTTTTGCGAATTAAAGTCGATGATAGCCATTCAGTTTGTCGTTTTAGCGCCAAATTCGGTGCTGATTTGGAACAAGTTCCACATCTTTTGCAATTGGCTAAAAAATTAGGAATCGAAATTGTTGGCTGTAGTTTTCATGTGGGAAGCGGATGTGAAGATGCAAACTCATATCAGCAAGCCATTTCAAATGCTAAATATGTTTTCGACATTGGTGAAAAATTGGGATTCAACATGACATTGTTGGACATTGGTGGTGGATTTCCCGGCACATCAAATGCAGTTATTCCATTCGACGACATTGTTAAAGTCATTAACGAATCATTGGACATTTACTTTCCTGAATTCGATAGCAATGGAATGAAATCTAAAGTAAAAATCATTGCTGAACCTGGACGATATTAT GTTGCATCAGCGTTCACACTTGTTACTAATATCATTGCTAAACGTTCATTGCGTAATAACGAAGGCAATCTGAACAACATGTACTACATCAATGATGGTGTATATGGATCATTCAATTGTATCATTTTCGACCATGTTCAAGTTTATCCCAATCCATTCCCAACCAATAATGAAACATTGGAAGGTCGTGAATATTGTTTATCAACAATCTGGGGTCCAACATGTGACAGTATGGATTGTATCAATCGTGATATAATTTTGCCGGTAATGCATGTCGGTGAATGGCTCGTGTTTCGTGAAATGGGCGCTTATACATTGGCTGCCGGTACAAATTTTAATGGCTTTAAAATGCCATCATTGAAATACTATGTAACTGGCTACACCTTAAGCATGTTGAAAACATTACGAAATTGGTCCAAAATTTATCGAATTATCGAAGAATCGGACGAATTCATTGAAGAAGATGATTCGTTGTTTGAAACATTCtattttgataaaatcaatcagaCAGATAACCTTATTCAGGTTCATTGA
- the PolG1 gene encoding DNA polymerase gamma, catalytic subunit tam, whose amino-acid sequence MKYFRANQLGIQMIPEFLHRKLFAKKLPVSINNSRKNMIIDQLKKSIQNIEFKIDNTSSPIVTKNPWRELIAYLPEITNNDVITHINSLGRRYSEPYLKKIEKLLQIPDNLLTNTPKNWSFNHGWTRYELINDSVNTCYKSEPVEHPLEDALVFDVEVSLDKNNYNRPTLAVALSPNAWYSWCSDALISISHDQITNDFNFSSKITIDDLIPMGTFANAERLIVGHNVSFDRSFIQEQYKIDLDQTRFLDTMSLHICVSGLNQEQKIFAIRNGNPWETISSLNNLNDVYKLYCQSKSGISKDPRDVFIKGTMIDVVENFSYLTDYCATDVVVTLQILKSLFPQFIDRFPSPITLAGMLEMSVMYLPANQNTWKRYLDESQSIYNQYKNEINETLKEIACESCQAFVNEEYKKDPWFWDLDWKTRTIAYKKSFKEIQYDKFKDKDSFIKELIETKKHLKKNQPILPGYPQWFVELCENSKYLNKVDALDFNDIFNFDQFNITTKLRTIPKILQLMWNGYPLFFDQTYGWGYLVPYTNDVEDESNFLPFETMKKFIDDNNFEYLDLEKCIKDVKIPGCLFFKLPHKDGPNKRVGNPLSKDFIKKISDGTLKSSMSTVSNDLVSHQNKISYWVNSSKRILSQLIIPYDPNTGDGSILPRVVVSGTVTRRAVEPTWLTASNSYPERLGSELKGMIQCPNGYSYVGADVDSQELWIASLLGDSYFCGMQGATGLGWMTLKGERSKSTDMHSVTAATINITRNEAKVLNYARIYGSGMEFASRFLKQSNPSISEEEAKKKAKKIFLQTKGQRKKSYIQAGDDDIKWIREWYGGTESYMFNKLEQIATSAEPETPFLRCRISRALEPTAVGHDYMTSRVNWVVQSSAVDFLHIILVCMKWLMESFQIKGRFSISIHDEIRYIIRDEYRFRAALALQFANLLTRSYFTSSLNLNDLPASVAFFTSIEIDKCLRKDANDDCKTPSNSLGLSKGYGISAGISLNVYELLERKVGALESKLASCRNIMPISSSTSGNSGLMKTNITTNGTTDNKNIISNNNNDHHHGQTTTLKNINANA is encoded by the exons atgaagtATTTTCGTGCCAATCAATTAGGAATCCAGATGATTCCAGAATTTTTACATCGAAAATTATTTGCCAAGAAATTACCTGTTTCGATAAATAATAGTCGCAAAAACATGATTATTGATCAGCtgaaaaaatccattcaaaacattgaatttaaaatcgATAATACTTCTTCACCTATTGTTACCAAAAATCCTTGGCGAGAATTGATCGCATATCTTCCTGAAATAACGAATAACGATGTTATAACGCACATTAATAGTTTAGGACGACGTTACAGCGAACcatatttgaaaaagattgaaaaattattgcaaATACCTGATAATTTGCTGACAAATACACCGAAAAATTGGAGTTTTAATCATGGCTGGACTCGTTATGAATTAATCAACGACAGTGTAAACACTTGCTACAAATCGGAACCAGTCGAACACCCATTGGAAGATGCGTTAGTGTTCGATGTTGAAGTAAGTTTagacaaaaacaattacaaTCGTCCAACATTGGCCGTAGCCTTATCACCGAATGCTTGGTATTCGTGGTGTAGTGATGCATTGATCAGCATTAGTCATGATCAAATTacaaatgatttcaatttcagcAGCAAAATCACCATAGATGATTTGATTCCAATGGGAACATTCGCCAATGCTGAGCGATTAATCGTCGGTCATAATGTCAGTTTTGATCGTTCATTTATTCAAGAACAATATAAAATTGATCTAGATCAAACTAGATTTCTCGATACGATGAGCTTACATATCTGTGTGTCAGGCCTAAATCAAGAGCAGAAAATTTTTGCCATACGTAATGGAAATCCTTGGGAAACCATAtcttcattgaataatttgaatgatgtaTATAAATTATATTGTCAATCGAAATCGGGTATTTCAAAAGATCCACGTGATGTATTCATTAAAGGAACCATGATTGATGTGGTTGAAAATTTCTCTTATCTGACCGATTATTGTGCTActgatgttgttgtaaccttacaaatattgaaatcattattcCCTCAATTCATCGATAGATTTCCATCGCCAATAACATTGGCTGGAATGTTGGAAATGTCTGTCATGTATTTACCTGCAAATCAAAACACATGGAAACGTTATCTGGACGAATCACAATCcatttataatcaatataaaaatgaaattaatgaaacATTGAAAGAAATTGCTTGTGAATCCTGTCAAGCATTTGTGAATGAAGAATATAAGAAAGATCCATGGTTTTGGGATCTTGATTGGAAGACACGTACTATTGCTTATAAAAAATCGTTCAAAGAGATTCAATATGACAAATTTAAAGATAAGGATTCCTTCATAAAAGAATtgatagaaacaaaaaaacatttgaaaaagaatcaacCAATTTTACCTGGATATCCGCAGTGGTTTGTGGAATTATGTGAAAATAGCAAATATCTCAACAAAGTTGATGCATTGGATTTCAatgatatattcaattttgatcaatttaataTAACGACAAAATTGCGAACTATACCGAAAATTCTACAGCTAATGTGGAACGGATATCCATTATTTTTCGATCAAACATATGGCTGGGGATATCTAGTTCCGTATACGAATGACGTAGAAGATGAATCGAATTTTCTACCGtttgaaacaatgaaaaaatttattgatgacaataattttgaatacTTGGATCTTGAAAAATGTATCAAAGATGTTAAAATTCCTGGATGTTTATTCTTTAAACTACCTCACAAAGATGGACCAAATAAACGGGTTGGAAATCCGTTATCTAAggattttattaaaaaaatctCCGATGGTACATTAAAATCTTCAATGAGCACTGTTAGCAATGATCTGGTCTcacatcaaaataaaatctctTATTGGGTCAATTCTTCCAAACGAATTCTGTCTCAATTAATAATACCATATGATCCCAATACTGGTGACGGTTCCATTTTACCAAGAGTTGTCGTTTCTGGAACGGTCACAAGACGAGCAGTAGAACCAACCTGGCTGACGGCAAGTAATTCATACCCGGAACGTTTAGGAAGTGAATTGAAAGGAATGATACAATGTCCCAATGGATATTCATATGTAGGCGCTGATGTTGATTCACAAGAATTATGGATAGCATCATTACTTGGtgattcatatttttgtGGTATGCAAGGTGCTACCGGTCTGGGTTGGATGACATTGAAAGGCGAACGAAGTAAATCAACTGATATGCATAGTGTCACGGCCGCTACCATCAACATTACACGTAATGAGGCAAAAGTATTGAACTATGCACGCATTTATGGTTCGGGAATGGAATTCGCTTCAAGATTTTTAAAACAATCTAACCCATCTATTTCGGAAGAGGAAGCCAAAAAGaaagcaaagaaaatttttcttcagaCTAAAggtcaaagaaaaaaatcttatatACAGGCcggcgatgatgatattaagtGGATACGAGAATGGTATGGCGGTACTGAATCATATATGTTCAATAAATTAGAACAAATTGCTACCTCGGCAGAACCGGAGACACCATTTTTACGTTGTCGAATTAGTCGAGCATTAGAACCGACAGCAGTCGGACATGATTATATGACCAGCAGGGTCAATTGGGTGGTACAAAGTTCAGCAGTAGATTTTCTACACATCATATTAGTATGTATGAAATGGTTGATGGAATCGTTTCAGATCAAAGGTCGATTTTCTATAAGCattcatgatgaaattcGTTACATAATACGTGATGAATATCGTTTTCGTGCTGCTTTAGCATTACAATTTGCCAATCTACTTACCCGATCTTATTTCacttcatcattgaatttgaatgatttacCTGCATCGGTTGCATTTTTTACATCAATCGAGATTGATAAATGTTTACGTAAAGATgcgaatgatgattgtaaaacACCATCCAATTCATTAGGTCTATCCAAAGGATATGGTATATCGGCAGGAATTTCATTAAATGTTTATGAATTATTAGA ACGAAAAGTTGGAGCTTTAGAATCCAAATTGGCTTCATGTAGAAATATAATGCCCATATCTAGTTCAACATCGGGTAACAGTGGtctaatgaaaacaaatatcaCTACAAATGGTACTAccgataataaaaatatcattagcaacaacaacaatgatcatcatcatggacaaacgacaacattaaaaaatatcaatgcTAATGCTTGA
- the LOC124499503 gene encoding GTP-binding protein 1: protein MASIMNHNNVDEIVNNSHSLKLDLTINELLGQKDALLKLEPEWIQKFTDHLKTKLKNQNEFSIKIGYFENGEKIGLTSSELDNCFEQLNEIASTIGANLIRLCRKQVNSSIYYADECLIRKQSQADDFHEIRVAVVGNVDSGKSTLLGVLTHCELDNGRGLARQRLFRHKHELETGRTSSIGNDILGFDSSGNVVNKPSSHGNSQQWSKICEESSKVITFIDLAGHEKYLKTTIFGMTGHSPDYTLLMIGANAGIVGMTKEHLGVTLALNIPVFVVITKIDMCPSNILQNTISCLKKVLKSPGCRKIPILVESDEDVVISATNFVSERLCPIFQVSNVEGTNLNYLKKFLNLLNSRAPNHDNFLAEFQIDEVYSVPGVGTVVSGISLKGVIKTNDTLLLGPDSLGNFLPVAVKSIHRKRLPVKEVRSGQTASFALKKIRKNEIRKGMVMLCPSINPKSYWEFEGEILVLHHPTTISARYQAMVHCGSIRQTAQILSMSQDCLRTGDKAKVHFRFIKNPEYINVGMKLIFREGRTKAIGTVTKFFGIHRYWRNELIKKLDPIPGTRLLDVAGGTGDVAFEFLRYTNENNDNESSVIVCDVNENMLKIGQKRAQKFGFHHDRCQWVIGDAMNLPFDTESFDAYTISFGIRNVVDVNRAVQEAFRVLKPGGIFLCLEFSSQVNNPILKSVYDWYSFQIIPVMGEILLNDWHSYQYLVESIRKFPDQQTFKSMIETNGFTLVDYENYLSGVTSIHYGFKPLFIE from the exons ATGGCATCGATTatgaatcataataatgttgatgaaattgtgaataattcacattcattgaaattagaTTTAACCATCAACGAATTACTTGGACAAAAg GATGCATTACTAAAACTAGAACCTGAATGGATACAAAAATTTACTGATCATTTGAAaactaaattgaaaaatcaaaatgaattttccataaaaattggctattttgaaaatggtgaaaaaattggCTTAACTTCATCCGAATTGGATAATTGTTttgaacaattgaatgaaatagcTAGTACGATTGGTGCCAATCTAATACGTTTATGTCGTAAACAAGTGAATTCATCCATCTATTATGCTGATGAATGTCTAATACGGAAACAATCACAAGCCGATGATTTTCATGAAATTCGAGTGGCCGTCGTTGGAAATGTCGATTCAGGCAAAAGTACATTGTTAGGAGTATTGACTCATTGTGAATTGGATAATGGCAGAGGATTAGCTCGACAACGATTGTTTCGACATAAACATGAATTAGAAACAG GTCGTACTTCGAGTATTGGAAATGATATACTTGGATTCGATAGTTCGGGAAATGTTGTCAATAAACCATCATCACATGGCAATAGTCAACAATGGTCGAAAATTTGTGAAGAATCATCCAAAGTTAtaacattcattgatttagcTGGCCACGAAAAATATCTCAAGACGACAATTTTCGGTATGACCGGACATTCACCGGATTATACACTGTTGATGATTGGAGCGAATGCCGGCATTGTTGGAATGACCAAAGAG cATTTAGGCGTTACATTAGCATTGAATATACCggtgtttgttgttataaCTAAAATCGATATGTGTCCCTCAAATATTTTACAAAACACTATttcttgtttgaaaaaagttCTTAAATCACCAGGTTGTCGGAAAATTCCTATTCTTGTTGAAAGTGATGAAGATGTTGTTATTTCAGCTACTAATTTTGTTTCGGAAAGATTGTGTCCAATATTTCAAGTATCAAACGTGGAAGGAACCAATCTAAATTATTTAAAGAAATTTCTTAACCTTCTTAACTCAAGAGCACCGaatcatgataattttctAGCCGAATTTCAAATCGACGAAGTATATTCAGTGCCG GGCGTTGGAACGGTCGTTTCTGGTATTTCTCTCAAAGGTGTCATTAAAACCAATGATACATTACTGCTTGGCCCGGATTCGCTTGGAAATTTCTTACCTGTTGCAGTTAAATCGATCCACCGAAAGCGATTACCGGTTAAAGAGGTCAGAAGCGGTCAAACAGCATCATTCGCATTGAAAAAG ATTAGGAAAAACGAAATTCGTAAAGGAATGGTGATGCTTTGTCCTTCGATTAACCCAAAATCGTATTGGGAATTTGAAGGTGAAATATTGGTACTTCATCATCCTACAACTATTAGTGCTCGATATCAAGCGATGG TTCATTGTGGTAGTATTCGCCAGACAGCtcaaattttatcaatgagTCAAGATTGCTTAAGAACCGGTGATAAAGCGAAAGTACATTTCCGTTTCATTAAAAATCCTGAATATATTAATGTAGgtatgaaattgatttttcgaGAAGGACGAACCAAAGCAATTGGTACCGTGacaaaatt CTTCGGTATACACCGGTATTGGCGTaatgaattgatcaaaaaattaGATCCAATTCCTGGTACCAGATTGTTGGATGTAGCTGGTGGAACTGGTGATGttgcatttgaatttttacgTTAtacgaatgaaaacaatgataatgaaagtTCGGTCATTGTTTGTGATGTTAATGAAAATATGTTGAAAATTGGTCAAAAACGAGCGCAAAAATTTGgatttcatcatgatcgCTGTCAATGGGTAATTGGTGATGCTATGAATTTACCTTTCGATACAGAATCATTCGATGCTTATACGATATCGTTCGGCATAAGAAACGTTGTGGATGTGAATCGTGCAGTACAAGAAGCATTCCGTGTGCTTAAACCTGGTGGAATATTTCTATGTTTAGAATTTTCAAGCCAAGTGAACAATCCTATTCTGAAAAg cGTTTACGATTggtattcatttcaaattataCCAGTGATGGGTGaaatattattgaatgattggcACTCATATCAATATCTAGTCGAAAGTATTAGAAAATTTCCTGATCAACAAACatttaaatcaatgatcGAAACAAATGGATTTACATTAGTTGATTATGAGAATTATTTAAGTGGTGTTACATCCATTCACTACGGTTTCAAGCCATTATTTATCGAATAG
- the LOC142597343 gene encoding dynein light chain 1, cytoplasmic: MSGDKKAVVKNADMSEEMQDDAINTALQALDKYNIEKDIAAYIKKEFDKKYNPTWHCIVGRNFGSYVTHETKHFVYFYLGQVAILLFKSG, from the coding sequence atgtctggCGATAAAAAAGCCGTGGTCAAAAATGCCGATATGAGCGAAGAAATGCAAGATGATGCCATCAATACAGCATTACAAGCATTGGATAAATACAATATCGAAAAAGATATTGCAGCCTAtatcaaaaaagaatttgacaaaaaataCAATCCTACTTGGCATTGTATCGTTGGCCGTAATTTTGGCAGCTATGTAACCCATGAGACTAAGcatttcgtttatttttaccTGGGACAAGTGGCAATTTTACTTTTCAAATCTGGCTaa